One window of the Staphylococcus equorum genome contains the following:
- a CDS encoding YpiB family protein, whose amino-acid sequence MSNTLQQVKANFIEYLLFQYQFKSRISVWVLNLIKSSPELLQQIHFVDELISDHHILEIAMEDTEQQGIRFTLKNQQLINSDEIFNYIANDAVSFDIKLHFSKAQSRETRLDELLLMQLLHSPYYAMYMQDIYSIPLSKQSESSIITHLQDNIDLSLQLHDKALFYQLTQILNTFELRNVNKTMKD is encoded by the coding sequence ATGAGTAATACCCTACAACAAGTGAAAGCTAATTTCATTGAATATCTGCTTTTTCAATATCAGTTTAAATCTAGGATTAGTGTGTGGGTATTAAACTTAATTAAGTCTTCACCTGAGTTACTACAACAAATTCATTTTGTGGATGAACTCATTTCCGATCATCATATTTTGGAAATTGCTATGGAAGATACTGAGCAACAAGGAATCAGGTTTACACTTAAAAACCAGCAGTTGATTAATAGTGACGAAATCTTCAATTATATAGCAAATGATGCTGTGTCTTTTGATATCAAACTGCATTTTAGCAAAGCACAATCTCGAGAGACTCGTTTAGATGAATTATTATTAATGCAATTGTTACATTCACCATACTATGCTATGTATATGCAAGACATCTATAGTATCCCGCTATCAAAGCAAAGCGAGTCCTCTATTATCACGCATTTACAAGATAATATTGATTTAAGTTTACAATTGCATGATAAAGCACTGTTTTATCAATTAACTCAAATCCTTAATACTTTTGAGTTAAGAAATGTAAATAAAACAATGAAGGATTGA
- a CDS encoding DUF1405 domain-containing protein, whose amino-acid sequence MNIKSLWHLLIYNKGVLYFLLICNLLGTIYGYIWYGNQLSVSSWQFIPFVPDSPTASLFLCIALIGLIAGKNLPIIEALAFVSLIKYGVWAVIMNIIMFIQYDSVTIIGCMLIFSHGIMAIEAFFFYPRFKITILAFTIAVIWVFHNDIIDYVFMQYPYYDFIANHVEGIAYLAFWLSVIPLVLYLNLTRFKKDKIFDHH is encoded by the coding sequence ATGAATATAAAATCTTTATGGCATTTACTCATTTATAATAAAGGTGTACTTTACTTTCTGCTTATTTGTAATTTATTAGGCACGATATATGGTTATATATGGTATGGTAATCAACTGAGTGTATCGAGTTGGCAGTTCATACCGTTTGTGCCAGACAGTCCAACCGCTTCATTATTTTTATGTATTGCATTAATCGGACTTATCGCAGGTAAGAACTTACCAATTATTGAAGCTTTAGCTTTTGTATCGCTGATAAAATATGGTGTATGGGCAGTTATTATGAACATCATTATGTTTATACAATACGACTCAGTTACAATTATTGGCTGTATGCTTATATTTTCTCACGGTATTATGGCTATAGAGGCATTTTTCTTTTACCCAAGATTTAAAATTACTATTCTTGCTTTTACTATTGCTGTGATATGGGTATTCCATAATGACATTATTGATTATGTATTTATGCAATATCCTTACTATGATTTCATTGCTAACCATGTTGAAGGTATTGCTTACCTCGCGTTTTGGTTAAGTGTCATACCTTTAGTGCTATATTTAAATTTAACTCGATTTAAAAAGGATAAAATATTTGACCATCATTAA
- a CDS encoding zinc metallopeptidase: MSFIYMIIYFVILMVLPLWAQHKVKSNYEKYSQVRSTSGKTGQEVAIEILHANGIYDVDVVEGKGFLTDHYDPRKKVLVLSPANFSRPSVAGTAIAAHEVGHAIQHAEGYFFLRFRTSLVPLANVGSSVGYLAVFAGIILTTMQSTLGSTALWIGIAFMSLAVLFSIVTLPVEFNASSRAMKQIKSLDIVNEKEHRHAKKVLTAAAMTYVASTAVALAELARFILIARSSE, from the coding sequence TTGTCTTTTATCTATATGATTATATATTTTGTTATTCTAATGGTATTGCCTTTATGGGCGCAGCACAAAGTTAAGTCTAATTATGAAAAATATTCACAAGTAAGATCGACAAGTGGTAAGACAGGTCAAGAAGTTGCTATAGAAATACTTCATGCAAACGGCATTTATGATGTTGATGTCGTTGAAGGAAAAGGGTTCTTAACAGATCATTACGACCCTAGAAAAAAAGTTCTCGTGTTATCACCAGCTAACTTCAGTAGACCTTCAGTTGCTGGTACAGCAATTGCAGCCCACGAAGTTGGTCATGCGATACAACACGCAGAAGGTTATTTCTTCTTAAGATTCAGAACATCTTTAGTACCACTAGCTAACGTAGGTAGCTCAGTTGGTTACTTAGCAGTATTTGCAGGTATTATTTTAACTACTATGCAAAGTACTTTAGGTTCTACAGCATTATGGATTGGAATTGCATTCATGTCTCTTGCAGTATTATTCTCAATTGTTACACTACCAGTTGAATTTAACGCAAGTAGTAGAGCTATGAAACAAATAAAAAGCTTAGACATTGTTAATGAAAAAGAACACCGCCATGCTAAAAAAGTACTTACAGCAGCGGCAATGACTTATGTTGCTTCAACTGCAGTTGCATTAGCAGAGCTTGCAAGATTTATTCTTATTGCTAGATCAAGTGAATAA
- a CDS encoding nucleotide pyrophosphohydrolase, whose amino-acid sequence MKTMKNMQTEVDDYIGQFKTGYFSPLANLARLTEEVGELAREINHYHGEKKKKETEDENTIKAELGDNLFVLLCIANSLDIDMTESFDETMKKFNTRDKDRFERK is encoded by the coding sequence ATGAAGACTATGAAAAATATGCAAACTGAAGTGGATGACTATATTGGTCAATTTAAAACAGGGTATTTCTCTCCCTTAGCTAATCTTGCGCGATTAACTGAAGAAGTTGGTGAACTGGCAAGAGAGATTAATCACTACCATGGTGAGAAAAAGAAAAAAGAGACAGAAGACGAAAATACAATTAAAGCAGAACTAGGTGATAATTTATTCGTTTTATTATGTATTGCCAATTCTTTAGATATTGATATGACAGAAAGCTTTGATGAAACAATGAAAAAATTTAATACACGTGATAAAGATCGTTTTGAACGAAAATAA
- the bshA gene encoding N-acetyl-alpha-D-glucosaminyl L-malate synthase BshA yields MKIGITCYPSMGGSGIIATELGIKLAERGHDIHFITSNIPFRIRKPLPNITFHQVEVNQYAVFQYAPYDITLSTKIAEVINEYDLDLLHMHYAVPHAVCGILAKQMSKKDIKIMTTLHGTDITVLGYDHSLKNAIKFGIEESDIVTSVSQSLAKQTNDIIETNKEIIPIYNFVRENEFPTKPDVQTEEDERLKACYGIKPEEKVLIHVSNFRSVKRIDTIIDTFAKVHKSMPSKLLLLGDGPELMDMKQKARDLNIEDEVLFLGKQNWVSEFYQISDLVLLLSEKESFGLTLLEAMKSGVVPIGSTAGGIKEVIKHEDTGFLVDVGDSTSASEYALKLLTDAKLYKTMQTQMLADVSERFSSDLIADQYEYYYKKMLEGNND; encoded by the coding sequence ATGAAAATAGGCATTACTTGTTACCCATCTATGGGTGGTTCTGGAATCATCGCCACTGAATTAGGCATAAAACTTGCTGAACGTGGGCATGACATCCATTTTATTACATCTAATATACCTTTTAGAATACGCAAGCCATTACCAAATATCACGTTTCACCAAGTTGAAGTCAATCAGTATGCTGTTTTTCAGTATGCTCCTTATGACATAACTTTAAGTACTAAAATTGCTGAGGTTATCAATGAGTATGATTTAGATTTGTTACATATGCACTATGCAGTCCCTCATGCAGTTTGTGGTATTTTAGCAAAACAAATGTCCAAAAAAGACATTAAAATTATGACTACATTGCATGGGACTGATATAACTGTACTAGGTTATGATCATTCTTTAAAAAACGCAATTAAATTTGGTATAGAAGAAAGCGATATTGTGACGAGTGTAAGCCAGTCACTCGCAAAACAAACTAATGATATCATTGAAACAAACAAAGAAATTATTCCAATATATAATTTTGTTCGGGAAAATGAATTTCCAACAAAACCCGATGTACAAACTGAAGAAGATGAACGATTAAAAGCTTGTTATGGAATAAAACCAGAAGAGAAAGTTTTAATTCATGTTTCAAACTTCAGAAGTGTAAAACGTATTGATACAATTATCGATACATTTGCAAAAGTACATAAATCTATGCCGTCAAAATTATTATTATTAGGCGATGGTCCAGAATTAATGGATATGAAACAAAAAGCACGTGATCTAAATATTGAAGATGAAGTTCTTTTTTTAGGAAAACAAAATTGGGTTAGTGAATTTTATCAAATTTCAGACTTAGTCTTACTACTAAGTGAAAAAGAAAGTTTTGGTCTAACACTACTTGAAGCAATGAAATCTGGAGTAGTGCCAATTGGATCTACGGCTGGTGGAATTAAAGAAGTCATTAAACATGAAGATACTGGTTTTTTAGTTGATGTAGGTGATAGTACAAGCGCAAGTGAGTATGCCTTAAAATTACTCACAGATGCAAAGCTTTATAAAACAATGCAAACACAAATGCTAGCAGATGTCTCAGAACGCTTTTCGTCTGACTTAATTGCAGATCAATATGAGTATTACTACAAAAAAATGTTAGAGGGTAACAATGACTAA
- a CDS encoding CCA tRNA nucleotidyltransferase, whose product MTKTLFEAAKPILETLQKHQYQAFYVGGAVRDYLMQKSIHDIDITTSATPDEIEAVFDKTIPIGREHGTINVVYNGDQYEVTTFRAEGEYDDHRRPNEVFFVRDLYEDVKRRDFTMNAIAMDVNYQIHDYFDGLKDIEQRLIKTVGDPAERFNEDALRIIRGLRFQSQLGFTLEKATFNGMHAHIADIAHLSIERIVIELKKLTLGQYVAQSFNNLKYFNAFNYIPFFKRFDLSKFILEESISLSMLIAFLKAQQPDVDTQLSDLKISNNEKKYITRLERMLQQMPEIHSKQSLKLFVYDFGKEDILQVLSYERMLNSNNIIKVSPLIFNAASINEISQKLPISSRKEMDINGKDILQVLDKPSGAWLKPILRQVECAILSGEVKNFKPELLKWVKTHVQV is encoded by the coding sequence ATGACTAAAACATTATTCGAAGCGGCAAAGCCAATTTTAGAAACTTTACAAAAACATCAGTACCAAGCATTTTATGTTGGTGGGGCAGTTAGAGATTACTTAATGCAAAAATCAATTCATGATATCGATATTACGACTAGTGCCACACCAGATGAAATTGAAGCAGTATTTGATAAGACCATTCCTATTGGTAGGGAACATGGCACGATTAATGTCGTCTATAATGGCGATCAATATGAAGTGACAACTTTTCGTGCTGAAGGTGAGTATGATGATCATCGTAGACCTAATGAAGTCTTTTTTGTAAGAGACTTATACGAAGACGTAAAACGAAGAGATTTTACAATGAATGCCATTGCTATGGATGTGAATTATCAAATCCATGATTACTTTGATGGACTAAAAGATATAGAACAGCGATTAATCAAGACAGTTGGAGATCCAGCAGAACGATTTAACGAAGATGCATTACGTATTATTAGAGGTTTGCGCTTTCAATCACAACTTGGGTTTACGTTGGAGAAAGCTACATTTAATGGTATGCATGCCCATATAGCAGATATTGCGCATTTATCTATTGAACGTATCGTAATTGAACTTAAAAAATTAACATTAGGTCAATATGTGGCCCAAAGTTTCAATAATTTAAAGTACTTTAATGCATTTAATTATATACCATTTTTTAAACGTTTTGACTTATCAAAATTTATATTAGAAGAATCAATATCATTATCAATGTTAATTGCATTCTTAAAAGCACAACAACCCGATGTTGACACACAGCTGTCAGATTTGAAAATTAGCAACAATGAAAAGAAATATATCACTAGACTCGAACGCATGTTACAACAAATGCCAGAAATCCACAGCAAACAAAGTTTGAAGTTATTTGTTTATGATTTCGGAAAAGAAGATATACTACAAGTACTAAGTTATGAACGTATGCTCAATAGTAATAATATTATAAAAGTATCTCCATTGATTTTTAATGCTGCTTCCATCAATGAAATTAGCCAAAAGTTACCGATTTCATCAAGAAAAGAAATGGATATAAATGGTAAAGATATATTACAAGTATTAGATAAACCAAGTGGTGCATGGCTTAAACCCATATTACGTCAAGTTGAATGTGCCATACTATCAGGTGAGGTCAAAAACTTTAAACCAGAACTGCTAAAGTGGGTGAAAACACATGTCCAAGTATAG
- a CDS encoding biotin--[acetyl-CoA-carboxylase] ligase — translation MSKYSKDVVQMLYQHQPDYISGQFIAEQLSISRTAVKKVIDQLKLEGCQIESVNHKGHRLIQLPDKWYSGIVLPMLKAQNVFDHVEILESVNSTQLLAKQKLVGNTNTFLILSDEQTQGKGRFNRPWSSSKGKGLWMSIVLRPDVPFEMITKFNLFMALGIRDAIQQFSIDPVTIKWPNDIYINKQKVCGFLTEMVANSDGIEAVICGIGINMNHLQEDFSNELQQKATSVRIHADEKINRYYFLQSLVSHIEYRYKQFLAEPFLTIRDEYIAASNIWNKTLRFTENGRQFHGEALDIDEDGFLLVLDEENNQHRLISADIEF, via the coding sequence ATGTCCAAGTATAGTAAAGATGTTGTTCAAATGTTATATCAGCACCAACCTGATTACATATCGGGTCAATTTATAGCAGAACAACTAAGCATTTCACGTACAGCTGTAAAAAAAGTAATAGATCAACTTAAATTAGAAGGGTGTCAGATTGAATCAGTGAATCATAAAGGGCATCGCTTAATCCAATTACCTGATAAATGGTATAGTGGCATTGTATTACCAATGCTAAAAGCACAAAATGTATTTGATCATGTTGAAATATTGGAAAGTGTTAATTCAACTCAATTACTGGCTAAGCAAAAATTAGTAGGTAATACAAATACCTTTCTTATTTTAAGTGATGAACAAACACAAGGTAAAGGCCGATTCAATAGGCCTTGGTCCTCTTCCAAAGGAAAGGGCTTGTGGATGTCGATTGTTTTAAGACCTGATGTACCTTTTGAAATGATAACAAAATTTAATTTATTTATGGCTCTAGGCATAAGAGATGCGATACAACAGTTCAGTATCGATCCGGTTACCATTAAATGGCCAAATGATATTTATATAAATAAACAAAAAGTTTGTGGCTTTTTGACAGAAATGGTTGCGAATAGTGATGGTATTGAAGCGGTTATTTGCGGCATTGGTATTAATATGAACCATTTACAAGAAGATTTTAGTAATGAACTACAACAAAAAGCTACAAGTGTCCGCATTCATGCTGACGAAAAAATTAACCGCTACTATTTTTTACAATCGCTTGTAAGTCATATTGAATATCGATATAAACAATTTCTTGCAGAACCATTTTTAACTATTCGAGACGAATACATAGCAGCCTCGAATATTTGGAATAAAACATTAAGATTTACCGAGAATGGTAGACAATTCCACGGAGAAGCGCTTGATATTGATGAAGATGGTTTTTTACTTGTATTGGATGAAGAAAACAATCAACATCGTTTAATCAGTGCAGATATAGAATTTTAA
- a CDS encoding helicase C-terminal domain-containing protein, translating into MTKPCYAVMDLETTGNQLDYDEIIQIGITFVRENKIIGTYHSMIKTDLEIPPFIQALTSIEEAMLNQAPYFHEIAEDIYKQIDGCIFVAHNVAFDLNFIKKSFKNCDINYRPKKVMDTLELFKVAFPTDKSYQLSELAEAHGIVLNNAHRADEDAATTAQLMILAFEKFEMLPLDTLKQLYYLSKNLKYDLHDILFEMVRNHKDKSLEDVYDQFEQIIYKKQKDFKAPTVDFDGTLKDLYTLITKELNLTYRPQQLYLSEIILEQLMNSEKAMIEAPLGSGKSFAYLLASLMYNIETGKHVMISTNTKLLQNQLLEKDIPALKQALNFKINATLIKSKRDYISLGLISQILKEEASNYEVGILKMQLLIWITETDTGDIQELDLKGGQKMYFEQKLETYVPVRNDIHYFNFIKRNAQNIQIGITNHAHLIHAAHDNSIYQLFDDCIIDEAHRLPDYALSQVTNELSYSDIKYQLGLIGKTENDKLLKSIDHLEQQRILEKLDIPPIDVFGLKTTVNEIHDLNEQLFTTIFEIIQSSEVHDDEVHKLHFVYHFDVAPILNDLHSIIHKLNMTLEFFNGMSHKTIKSVRKQILYINDRFKEIEHSLKNNHTSYLSIKNINQKSTIRLNVKDYDVKEILTTQVLDKFKSLTFISGTLTFNHSFENFKHWFNKDIVFNTYEIDSKVMSPNQTTVFIPNDVASYNYKSIDDYVSSIVNYVIEYINIVESKCLILFTSYKMMHMVQELLNELPEFEDYVVLTQQQNQNYKIVQQFNSFNKAILLGTGTFFEGFDFQSNGIKCVMIAKLPFMNQNNTKYWLMESEFTSTFKDYVLPDAVTRFRQGLGRLIRSENDKGIIVSFDDRLIRSNYKQFFEQSLESYRQNKGDIKQFSSILKKLKKEDKRN; encoded by the coding sequence ATGACAAAACCGTGTTATGCCGTTATGGATTTAGAAACAACAGGAAACCAATTAGACTATGATGAAATCATTCAAATAGGTATTACTTTTGTTCGTGAAAATAAAATAATCGGCACGTACCATTCAATGATTAAAACAGATTTAGAAATTCCTCCTTTTATACAAGCATTAACATCAATAGAAGAAGCAATGTTAAATCAAGCACCATATTTCCATGAAATAGCTGAAGATATTTATAAACAAATTGATGGTTGTATCTTCGTGGCACACAATGTTGCTTTTGATTTGAACTTTATAAAAAAATCTTTTAAAAATTGTGATATCAACTATCGTCCCAAAAAAGTAATGGATACGTTAGAATTATTTAAAGTCGCTTTTCCAACAGATAAAAGTTACCAGTTAAGTGAGTTAGCAGAAGCACATGGCATTGTTCTAAACAACGCACACCGTGCTGACGAAGATGCTGCTACAACAGCGCAACTTATGATACTCGCATTTGAGAAATTCGAAATGTTGCCTTTAGATACTTTGAAACAACTATATTATTTAAGTAAGAATTTAAAATATGATTTACATGATATTTTATTTGAGATGGTACGTAATCATAAAGATAAGTCACTAGAGGATGTTTATGACCAATTCGAACAAATTATTTATAAAAAACAAAAAGATTTCAAAGCACCAACAGTAGATTTTGATGGCACTTTGAAAGATTTATATACCTTGATTACTAAGGAACTTAATTTGACCTATCGACCACAACAATTATATCTTTCAGAGATTATTTTAGAACAGTTAATGAATAGTGAAAAAGCAATGATTGAAGCACCACTTGGAAGTGGCAAGTCATTTGCGTATTTACTCGCTTCTTTAATGTATAACATTGAAACTGGTAAACACGTAATGATTTCAACTAATACTAAATTATTACAAAACCAATTATTGGAAAAAGATATACCTGCGCTTAAGCAAGCTTTAAATTTCAAAATAAATGCTACTTTAATAAAAAGTAAACGTGATTATATTTCATTAGGTTTAATTAGCCAAATCTTGAAAGAAGAAGCCAGTAATTATGAAGTCGGTATATTAAAAATGCAATTATTAATTTGGATTACCGAAACAGACACAGGTGATATTCAAGAGCTAGACTTAAAGGGCGGACAAAAAATGTATTTCGAACAAAAGCTAGAGACTTATGTACCTGTTCGAAATGATATACATTACTTCAACTTCATTAAACGAAATGCTCAAAATATTCAAATTGGTATTACAAATCATGCCCATTTAATACATGCTGCACATGATAATTCTATTTATCAATTATTTGATGATTGCATTATCGACGAAGCACATCGCTTGCCTGACTATGCCTTAAGCCAAGTAACCAATGAATTGAGTTATTCTGACATCAAATATCAACTCGGCTTAATTGGTAAGACAGAAAATGATAAGCTGCTTAAATCTATCGATCATTTAGAACAACAAAGAATACTTGAAAAATTAGATATACCGCCTATAGATGTTTTCGGGTTAAAAACAACAGTCAATGAGATACATGATTTAAATGAACAATTATTCACTACTATTTTTGAAATCATTCAAAGTTCTGAAGTGCATGACGATGAAGTTCACAAGCTCCATTTTGTCTATCATTTTGACGTTGCACCAATTTTGAACGATTTACATTCAATTATTCATAAACTTAATATGACTTTAGAATTCTTCAATGGTATGAGTCACAAAACAATCAAGTCTGTGCGCAAACAAATACTTTATATTAATGATCGTTTTAAAGAAATTGAGCACAGTTTAAAAAATAACCACACAAGTTATTTATCAATTAAAAATATAAATCAAAAATCAACAATTAGACTTAATGTCAAAGACTATGATGTTAAAGAAATATTAACGACACAAGTATTAGATAAATTTAAATCACTTACATTTATTTCAGGCACATTAACGTTTAACCATTCATTTGAAAATTTCAAACATTGGTTTAATAAAGATATCGTCTTTAACACGTATGAGATTGATTCGAAGGTAATGTCACCAAACCAAACTACCGTATTCATACCTAATGATGTGGCTTCATATAATTATAAAAGTATTGATGATTATGTGAGTTCTATCGTTAATTACGTGATTGAGTATATTAACATTGTAGAGTCTAAATGTTTAATACTATTTACAAGTTATAAAATGATGCATATGGTTCAAGAGTTATTAAATGAATTGCCGGAATTTGAAGACTATGTCGTTTTGACACAACAGCAAAATCAAAACTATAAGATTGTTCAACAATTTAATAGTTTTAATAAAGCAATCTTACTTGGCACAGGTACATTTTTTGAAGGCTTTGACTTTCAATCTAATGGCATAAAATGCGTCATGATTGCTAAGTTACCTTTTATGAATCAAAACAATACAAAATATTGGTTAATGGAATCTGAGTTTACTTCTACATTCAAAGATTATGTATTACCTGATGCTGTAACGCGTTTCAGACAAGGCCTCGGTAGATTGATACGTAGTGAAAATGATAAAGGCATTATCGTATCCTTTGATGATCGCTTAATTCGTAGTAATTACAAACAATTTTTTGAACAATCGTTAGAGAGTTACCGTCAAAATAAAGGTGATATCAAACAATTTTCAAGCATACTCAAGAAATTAAAAAAAGAGGACAAACGTAATTAA
- the asnS gene encoding asparagine--tRNA ligase — protein MKTTIKEAKQYLNQEVTIGAWLTNKRSSGKIAFLQLRDGTGFMQGIVAKAEVTEETFKLAKELTQESSIYITGVISEDNRSDIGYEMQVKSIEVISEAHDYPITPKSHGTEFLMDHRHLWLRSKKQHAVMKIRNEIIRATYAFFNDNGFTKIDPPILTASAPEGTSELFHTKYFDEDAFLSQSGQLYMEAAAMAHGRVFSFGPTFRAEKSKTRRHLIEFWMIEPEMAFCEHAQSLEVQEQYVTYVIQSVLTNCKLELNVLERDTSKLEKVTTPFPRITYDDAVVFLKEQGFDDIEWGEDFGSPHETAIANHYDLPVFITNYPTKIKPFYMQPNPENEDTVLCADLIAPEGYGEIIGGSERINDLDLLEQRINEYGLDAESYSYYLDLRRYGSVPHSGFGLGLERTVAWLSGVDHVRETAPFPRLLNRLYP, from the coding sequence ATGAAGACAACGATTAAAGAAGCTAAACAATATCTTAACCAAGAAGTTACTATTGGCGCTTGGTTAACTAATAAACGTTCAAGTGGGAAAATAGCATTCCTACAATTAAGAGATGGTACAGGCTTTATGCAAGGCATCGTAGCAAAAGCAGAAGTAACTGAGGAAACATTTAAATTAGCTAAAGAATTAACACAAGAATCATCTATTTATATTACTGGCGTTATTTCTGAAGATAATCGCTCAGATATTGGTTACGAAATGCAAGTGAAATCAATAGAAGTAATCTCAGAAGCTCATGATTACCCAATTACACCTAAAAGTCATGGTACAGAATTTTTAATGGACCATCGTCATTTGTGGTTACGTTCTAAAAAACAACATGCTGTAATGAAAATTAGAAACGAGATTATTCGTGCAACTTATGCATTCTTTAATGACAATGGTTTCACAAAAATTGATCCACCTATTTTAACAGCAAGTGCACCTGAAGGCACAAGTGAGCTATTCCATACAAAATACTTTGATGAAGACGCGTTCTTATCACAAAGTGGACAGCTTTATATGGAAGCTGCTGCAATGGCTCACGGTAGAGTGTTCTCATTTGGTCCAACATTCCGTGCTGAAAAATCTAAAACACGTCGTCATTTAATTGAATTCTGGATGATTGAACCTGAAATGGCTTTTTGTGAACATGCACAAAGTTTAGAAGTTCAAGAACAATATGTGACATATGTGATTCAATCTGTATTGACAAATTGTAAACTTGAACTTAATGTATTAGAACGTGATACATCTAAACTTGAAAAAGTAACTACACCATTCCCACGTATTACATACGATGATGCTGTAGTATTCTTAAAAGAACAAGGTTTTGACGATATAGAATGGGGCGAAGATTTCGGTTCTCCTCATGAAACGGCTATCGCTAATCATTATGATTTACCAGTGTTTATCACTAACTATCCAACAAAAATTAAACCTTTTTATATGCAACCGAATCCAGAAAATGAAGATACTGTACTATGTGCAGATTTAATTGCACCTGAAGGTTATGGTGAAATTATAGGTGGGTCTGAACGTATAAATGACCTTGACTTACTAGAGCAACGTATTAATGAATATGGCTTAGACGCTGAAAGTTATAGCTATTATTTAGATTTACGTCGTTATGGCAGCGTACCTCATAGTGGTTTTGGTTTAGGCTTAGAAAGAACTGTGGCTTGGTTATCCGGTGTGGATCACGTTCGTGAAACAGCACCATTCCCACGCTTACTTAATCGATTATATCCATAA
- a CDS encoding DnaD domain-containing protein encodes MDREQLKTRPIVIRKELLDHYNELGLNETELVILIKLLHASETSNKQPSIETLQQGSALDSREITSIIQTLIQHDLLELNVNKDEEGKFTEYMNLDQFYDRLSEIMQQMNVKQVEHESELEFNTLFQKIEQAFGRPLSPYEIETLNQWLDIDKHDLSVIQAALNEAESQNKMSFKYIDRILLNWKKNNVKTIEDSKKISRQFNQPKMKHTVSKVPKFDWLNGENPNGK; translated from the coding sequence TTGGATAGAGAACAATTAAAAACAAGACCTATTGTAATTCGAAAAGAACTACTTGATCATTACAATGAATTAGGCTTAAATGAAACAGAGTTAGTGATTTTAATCAAATTATTACATGCCTCTGAAACATCTAATAAACAACCTTCAATTGAAACTTTACAGCAAGGATCTGCATTAGATTCAAGAGAAATCACTTCAATCATTCAAACTTTAATACAGCATGATTTACTAGAACTTAATGTTAATAAGGACGAAGAAGGTAAGTTCACTGAATATATGAACCTTGACCAATTCTATGATAGGTTAAGTGAAATTATGCAACAAATGAATGTAAAACAAGTCGAACATGAATCTGAGCTAGAGTTCAATACATTATTTCAAAAAATAGAACAAGCGTTTGGCAGACCTTTATCTCCATATGAGATAGAAACATTAAATCAATGGTTAGATATAGATAAACATGATTTAAGTGTCATTCAAGCTGCTTTAAACGAAGCAGAGAGCCAAAATAAAATGAGTTTTAAATATATCGATCGTATTTTACTAAATTGGAAAAAGAATAATGTAAAAACGATTGAAGATTCGAAAAAAATTAGCCGCCAATTTAACCAACCTAAAATGAAACATACAGTTAGTAAGGTCCCTAAATTTGATTGGCTGAATGGGGAGAATCCAAATGGTAAGTAA